A genomic segment from Opitutales bacterium encodes:
- a CDS encoding DUF3341 domain-containing protein — translation MSDKELLPEETFGAIGTFHSPPDIFEACIKTRDAGFKKWDSYTPYPVHGLDKASGQKRSLVGLFSLIGGVTGFTAGNLMVWFMNSFDYPLIVGGKPFYSPIFPFPVAYEMTILFAAFGTLFGMFFLNRLPQHHSPIFNYEPSFKATDDKFLLCIEARDEKFDPKTSIQFLKDLGATDVKLVSNN, via the coding sequence ATGTCTGATAAAGAATTACTACCTGAAGAGACGTTTGGAGCCATTGGCACATTCCATTCACCTCCCGATATTTTCGAGGCCTGTATCAAGACTCGTGATGCGGGCTTCAAAAAGTGGGACTCATACACGCCCTACCCGGTCCACGGTCTCGATAAGGCGAGTGGTCAAAAACGCTCTTTGGTGGGACTCTTCTCATTGATCGGAGGCGTAACAGGATTTACCGCGGGAAACCTGATGGTTTGGTTTATGAACAGTTTCGACTACCCGCTTATCGTGGGCGGAAAGCCATTCTACAGCCCTATTTTCCCGTTTCCTGTGGCTTACGAGATGACTATTCTTTTCGCGGCTTTCGGCACACTGTTTGGGATGTTTTTTCTCAATCGCTTGCCGCAGCACCACAGCCCGATCTTCAACTACGAGCCCTCTTTCAAGGCAACGGATGATAAATTTCTCCTGTGCATCGAAGCGCGGGACGAGAAATTCGATCCCAAGACATCCATTCAATTTCTCAAGGATCTCGGAGCTACCGATGTGAAGCTCGTTTCAAATAACTAA
- a CDS encoding TAT-variant-translocated molybdopterin oxidoreductase: MSKRIFSHPEPSANDFTGPRYWKSLDDLAETSEFKDWVEREFPEGASELEGVDRRKFMKLMAASFGLAGVGMAGCRQPRRYILPYAQQPEYTPVGVPSYYSTSFSIGNQTIPLVVETHGARPIKIEGNPSYKPFGGGSSIFAQASILDLYDPERFTDSVRNGGKASKAEVSTALSELSEAMASASGEGYAIVTGKSSSPTRLRLLETIKKKYPSISIVEYEASQPGFQESALEKYAGKPVKALYDLTKAERVLSVGADITGGENGSLNLIRGFSQGRAIDDPKEADKMNRLYSVEGDFSLTGGMADHRLRLGASQMPAFIALVGAEIFEAFNFDADLVATLRGKGSSLQAHDEWIKACAQDLVNHKQHSAVLAGIQLPEEVHVIVAAINKVLHAEDGGLLRYVETPKTASTHSIIELGAAISEGSVKNLIVLSSNPAFDAPASAGFTDALGKLDSLTTLSYYDTESTESAGLRIAESHYLESWGDARTFDGTLVPVQPMIEPLFDTFTALEILGILAGETGKSGYDMVSETFATIANGDDVATKMKIFLSEGLLPDSGFAATSLSISASKVSEFAEQIMPASVLSKDSLEAIFVPSKHVFDGRYANNGWLLECPEPMTKLTWDNAVVISPRLARELEEEQGIQILPGTTIIQSMGKFRANARDNKYVRGKEIAPMAEITVDGVTVKAPLHVMPGLANYSVILPYGFGRRVVGRIGQNTGFDFFPLKSTDATTAVGVDIKLTEETYVLANTQEHWSMEGRAIVREATVDDFKKHPDFVSKMGMEAHSPAIYGKDKKKSVQYKATKTPRGGSAYETPDFTYPQQWGMTIDLNLCFGCNACVVACQSENNIPIVGKDQVLRGREMHWVRLDRYFAADVDKDPNIHSSAGETGSAMNGWHQGIPEDVQVTFMGLSCVHCELAPCEQVCPVNATVHDDQGLNVMAYNRCIGTRYCANNCPYKVRRFNFFDWNKRQISDLYLGPLGKKNTDGPKGELVKMRNNPDVTVRMRGVMEKCTYCVQRIQGAKIRQKARAKDSNDIKVRDGAIKVACQMVCPTDAIKFGDIADETTEVSKAKDSKRNYALLGYLNVRPRTTYLAKLRNPNPSMPDAYKQPWGRKDYENRYGHGGHEEHGHGDHAGHDHENHAPAAH; this comes from the coding sequence ATGAGTAAACGAATATTTTCACATCCTGAGCCCTCCGCCAACGATTTCACCGGGCCACGCTATTGGAAGAGTCTCGATGACTTGGCCGAAACGTCTGAGTTCAAGGACTGGGTAGAGCGGGAATTTCCCGAAGGTGCTTCCGAGCTTGAAGGTGTAGACCGCCGTAAGTTCATGAAGCTGATGGCCGCATCATTCGGTCTGGCCGGAGTCGGAATGGCGGGCTGTCGTCAACCACGTCGATATATCCTACCTTACGCTCAGCAGCCTGAATACACTCCAGTCGGCGTGCCCTCCTACTACAGCACGTCTTTCTCGATTGGTAATCAGACTATTCCTTTGGTCGTGGAGACACACGGTGCACGTCCGATCAAGATTGAAGGAAACCCCAGCTACAAGCCTTTCGGCGGTGGTTCTTCCATCTTTGCGCAGGCAAGTATCCTGGATCTCTATGATCCCGAGCGCTTTACTGATTCTGTCCGCAATGGAGGAAAAGCTTCCAAAGCCGAAGTCTCCACCGCGCTTTCTGAGCTGAGCGAAGCCATGGCATCCGCTAGCGGCGAAGGATACGCAATCGTCACGGGAAAGAGTTCTTCCCCTACGCGCCTCCGACTTTTAGAGACGATTAAGAAAAAATACCCTTCAATATCGATCGTCGAGTATGAGGCGTCCCAACCAGGATTTCAGGAATCTGCTCTAGAAAAATACGCAGGGAAGCCCGTCAAGGCTCTCTACGATTTAACTAAGGCTGAGCGCGTTCTCTCTGTGGGAGCGGATATCACTGGCGGTGAAAATGGTTCCTTGAATTTAATCCGAGGCTTCAGTCAAGGTCGCGCAATCGACGACCCTAAAGAAGCTGATAAGATGAATCGGCTTTACTCGGTGGAAGGCGATTTTTCGCTCACCGGGGGCATGGCTGATCACCGACTCCGCCTGGGTGCGTCTCAGATGCCTGCATTTATTGCCCTGGTAGGAGCGGAAATATTCGAGGCCTTCAACTTTGACGCTGATCTCGTAGCAACGCTGCGCGGAAAGGGAAGTTCCCTACAAGCCCATGATGAATGGATAAAGGCCTGTGCCCAAGACCTCGTAAACCATAAGCAGCATTCTGCTGTGCTTGCTGGTATTCAGCTTCCAGAAGAGGTGCACGTCATCGTAGCGGCCATCAACAAAGTGCTGCACGCGGAAGATGGCGGACTTTTGCGTTATGTCGAAACGCCCAAAACTGCTTCGACTCACTCCATTATTGAGCTGGGTGCTGCGATCTCTGAGGGATCAGTCAAAAACCTCATCGTTTTGAGCTCAAATCCTGCCTTTGACGCTCCCGCTTCAGCGGGTTTTACGGATGCGCTGGGCAAACTCGATTCCCTGACGACGCTTTCTTACTACGATACTGAGAGCACGGAATCTGCGGGTCTTAGAATCGCGGAGTCTCACTATCTGGAGAGCTGGGGTGATGCGCGGACATTCGACGGCACCTTGGTGCCGGTCCAACCAATGATCGAACCGCTTTTCGATACGTTCACCGCTCTGGAGATCTTGGGCATCCTAGCCGGTGAAACGGGTAAAAGCGGCTACGATATGGTGAGTGAGACATTTGCTACTATCGCAAACGGAGACGACGTCGCCACGAAGATGAAGATTTTCCTGTCTGAGGGCTTGCTCCCAGATAGTGGATTTGCTGCTACGTCACTTTCTATCTCTGCTTCAAAGGTGAGTGAGTTTGCCGAGCAGATCATGCCAGCCTCCGTGCTGAGCAAAGATTCCCTTGAGGCAATTTTTGTCCCTAGCAAACATGTCTTCGATGGACGTTACGCGAATAACGGCTGGCTCCTCGAATGTCCAGAGCCGATGACGAAGCTCACCTGGGATAACGCCGTGGTGATCAGTCCACGTCTTGCACGTGAGCTAGAAGAAGAGCAAGGCATTCAGATTTTACCGGGCACCACCATCATACAGTCGATGGGTAAATTCCGAGCCAACGCTCGTGATAACAAATATGTCCGCGGTAAGGAGATTGCGCCGATGGCGGAGATTACTGTGGATGGTGTGACCGTTAAAGCACCGCTCCACGTCATGCCAGGCTTGGCAAATTACAGCGTCATCCTTCCCTATGGATTTGGGCGACGTGTGGTTGGGCGCATCGGGCAGAACACCGGCTTTGATTTCTTTCCACTCAAGTCGACCGACGCCACTACGGCGGTCGGCGTGGACATTAAGCTGACTGAAGAAACCTACGTGCTTGCGAATACTCAGGAGCACTGGTCAATGGAAGGTCGCGCCATCGTCCGCGAGGCTACGGTTGATGACTTCAAAAAACATCCTGACTTCGTTTCGAAGATGGGTATGGAGGCGCACTCACCTGCCATCTACGGAAAAGACAAGAAGAAGTCTGTCCAATACAAGGCGACCAAAACGCCGAGAGGTGGATCTGCCTACGAGACGCCGGATTTCACATACCCACAGCAGTGGGGAATGACGATCGATCTGAATCTCTGCTTTGGTTGCAACGCCTGTGTCGTTGCCTGTCAGAGCGAAAATAACATCCCGATCGTGGGTAAGGATCAAGTGTTGCGCGGTCGCGAAATGCACTGGGTTCGCCTGGACCGTTATTTCGCAGCCGACGTCGACAAAGACCCGAATATCCACTCTTCAGCTGGAGAAACCGGTTCTGCCATGAACGGTTGGCACCAGGGCATCCCTGAGGACGTCCAAGTGACTTTCATGGGCTTGTCTTGTGTCCATTGTGAGCTGGCACCTTGTGAGCAAGTCTGCCCTGTGAACGCGACTGTCCACGACGACCAGGGCCTCAACGTAATGGCTTACAATCGTTGTATTGGAACCCGTTATTGCGCAAATAACTGTCCTTACAAAGTGCGCCGCTTTAATTTCTTCGATTGGAACAAGCGTCAAATTTCTGACCTCTACCTTGGACCTCTGGGTAAAAAGAATACTGATGGGCCCAAAGGCGAGCTTGTCAAAATGCGCAACAATCCAGACGTGACCGTCCGGATGCGCGGAGTGATGGAAAAATGCACCTACTGCGTCCAGCGTATCCAGGGAGCCAAGATCCGCCAAAAGGCGCGCGCTAAAGATTCTAATGATATTAAAGTCCGCGATGGTGCCATCAAGGTCGCTTGCCAAATGGTTTGTCCGACTGACGCCATCAAATTTGGCGATATTGCCGACGAAACCACCGAAGTGTCCAAGGCAAAGGATAGTAAGAGAAATTACGCGCTGTTGGGCTACTTGAATGTGCGCCCACGCACGACCTACCTCGCTAAGCTGCGTAATCCGAACCCCTCAATGCCGGACGCCTACAAGCAGCCTTGGGGGCGTAAGGATTACGAAAACCGATATGGCCACGGCGGTCACGAGGAACATGGGCACGGGGATCACGCTGGCCACGACCATGAAAACCACGCTCCCGCAGCTCACTAA
- a CDS encoding cytochrome c yields the protein MRIFIAILAFVIVTVVSVLGFRGNKNEKEPIFIFPDMDRQAKYHPQGESGFFNNGMADRPAPVGTVSRGTALDYEKVWSSDFENEQFRSPEKYTGKTDSGEWASEFPYEVNGTFIELGAEKYNIFCSVCHGVAGDGRGITGQYGLVGSANFHADNYRQMPHGEIYNTIRLGKNTMMGYGDKLSAEERWAVVAYVRVLQQAFYTQEDELTPELKATLGL from the coding sequence ATGCGCATATTTATCGCCATACTTGCCTTTGTGATCGTCACGGTCGTTTCCGTCCTAGGGTTTCGGGGTAACAAGAACGAGAAAGAGCCTATCTTCATTTTCCCGGATATGGACCGCCAGGCGAAATATCACCCTCAAGGAGAGAGTGGATTTTTCAACAACGGTATGGCCGACCGACCCGCACCTGTGGGCACGGTGTCCCGTGGGACGGCTTTGGACTACGAGAAGGTGTGGAGCTCAGATTTTGAGAATGAGCAATTCCGCTCACCTGAAAAATATACCGGCAAAACAGATTCGGGTGAATGGGCTTCTGAATTCCCTTACGAGGTGAATGGGACTTTCATCGAGTTGGGTGCTGAGAAATATAATATCTTCTGCTCGGTGTGTCACGGTGTTGCTGGCGATGGTCGCGGCATTACGGGGCAATACGGCTTGGTGGGTTCGGCAAATTTTCATGCGGACAACTACCGTCAAATGCCTCACGGTGAGATCTATAATACGATTCGCCTCGGCAAGAATACGATGATGGGCTACGGCGATAAATTAAGCGCCGAGGAACGTTGGGCGGTAGTCGCATACGTTCGCGTGCTACAACAAGCCTTCTATACTCAAGAAGACGAGCTCACTCCTGAATTGAAAGCAACGCTGGGTCTATGA
- the nrfD gene encoding polysulfide reductase NrfD has translation MATVSENAHDHGSAQHEIMAKVKPAPVGRPDLVENNRSLGWVTEKVCSIVEERTPLWWWMTFAVACVGASFTLFGLIYLVSSGTGVWGLNNPVNWGWAIVNFVFWIGIGHAGTLISAILCLLRQKWRTSINRAAEAMTIFAVVCAGIFPTFHVGRVWFAYWLAPFPNSNWMWPQFRSPLEWDVFAVSTYATVSTLFWLMGMIPDIATIRDRVEMTYQKHLANAKSAAERSYLKVVYFLRKYFYGIASMGWNGSTNHWRNFEMAYLLLAGLATPLVLSVHTIVSFDFAASILPGWHTTIFPPYFVAGAIFSGFGMVLTLMLPLRALYGLHDLITQNHIDNMCKITLATGTMVGYAYTMEFFIAWYGANPYEGFAFVNRALGQYWWAYLAMFTCNVFTPQLFWFRAVRENHALVWILSIFVNVGMWFERFVITVTSLANDFLPSSWGYYSPSMVDIFTYFGTFGLFSILFLLFLRFLPLIAMAEVKMYMPAGDPHGHHGHSDEKEEK, from the coding sequence ATGGCTACTGTTTCTGAAAACGCACACGACCACGGATCGGCTCAGCACGAGATTATGGCAAAGGTAAAGCCTGCTCCGGTGGGTCGGCCTGATTTGGTCGAAAATAACCGGAGCCTCGGTTGGGTCACAGAAAAGGTCTGCAGCATCGTCGAGGAACGGACTCCTCTGTGGTGGTGGATGACTTTCGCAGTCGCTTGCGTGGGTGCGAGCTTCACACTATTCGGTCTGATATACCTGGTTTCTTCTGGAACGGGTGTCTGGGGCCTGAACAATCCAGTCAACTGGGGCTGGGCGATTGTAAATTTCGTATTTTGGATCGGTATCGGTCACGCCGGAACATTGATCTCGGCGATTCTTTGTCTGCTGAGGCAAAAGTGGCGGACTTCGATTAATCGCGCGGCTGAGGCGATGACCATTTTCGCGGTTGTGTGCGCGGGCATTTTTCCGACCTTCCACGTCGGTCGCGTTTGGTTCGCTTACTGGCTCGCGCCTTTCCCTAATTCTAACTGGATGTGGCCACAGTTTCGAAGCCCTCTAGAATGGGACGTTTTCGCGGTATCTACCTATGCGACCGTTTCGACCCTGTTTTGGTTGATGGGTATGATTCCCGACATCGCAACCATCCGTGATCGGGTCGAGATGACCTATCAAAAGCACCTCGCCAATGCTAAGTCAGCTGCGGAGCGGAGCTACCTCAAAGTAGTGTATTTCCTCCGTAAATATTTCTACGGCATTGCTTCCATGGGTTGGAACGGTTCCACCAATCACTGGCGCAATTTCGAAATGGCCTATCTCCTTCTGGCAGGTCTAGCGACGCCGCTGGTTCTTTCGGTGCATACCATCGTATCCTTCGACTTTGCCGCTTCGATTTTGCCCGGATGGCACACGACGATTTTCCCACCCTATTTCGTTGCCGGTGCGATCTTTTCTGGTTTCGGCATGGTGCTGACCTTGATGTTACCGCTCCGAGCGCTGTATGGGCTCCACGATTTGATCACTCAGAACCACATCGACAACATGTGTAAGATCACGTTGGCGACTGGAACGATGGTTGGCTACGCCTACACGATGGAGTTCTTTATCGCCTGGTATGGGGCCAATCCCTACGAGGGCTTTGCTTTCGTAAACAGAGCTTTAGGTCAATATTGGTGGGCTTATCTGGCGATGTTCACCTGCAACGTGTTCACGCCTCAGCTCTTTTGGTTCAGAGCCGTTCGCGAGAACCACGCCTTGGTCTGGATCCTGTCGATTTTTGTCAATGTGGGCATGTGGTTCGAGCGCTTCGTGATTACGGTAACATCCTTGGCGAATGACTTCCTTCCGTCGTCTTGGGGATACTACTCACCGTCGATGGTAGACATCTTTACTTACTTTGGAACCTTTGGACTCTTCTCGATCCTGTTCCTGTTGTTCCTGCGCTTCCTGCCGCTTATCGCGATGGCGGAGGTGAAGATGTATATGCCTGCTGGAGATCCGCACGGTCACCACGGCCACTCAGATGAGAAGGAGGAGAAATAA